In the genome of Muntiacus reevesi chromosome 5, mMunRee1.1, whole genome shotgun sequence, one region contains:
- the FADD gene encoding FAS-associated death domain protein isoform X2, which translates to MRESREFPREGPPGGILPATGYRARRAASAASRLRRAEAPAAMDPFLVLLHSVSAGLSGSDLAQLKFLCRNCVSKRKLELAQSGLDLFAVLLEQNELSAERTALLRELLCSLKRADLLRRLDDFERGAAGGAAPEERDLQAAMEIICDNVGKDWKRLARHLRVSDIKIEAIEEKYPRNLAEQESPEEDKDVEENAALKIQAAFRGHLAREEVKKMKSSDLEEEKTEEND; encoded by the exons ATGCGCGAGTCCCGGGAGTTCCCGCGAGAGGGACCGCCCGGCGGGATCCTTCCGGCGACGGGATATCGGGCTCGCAGAGCGGCATCCGCTGCCAGTAGGCTGAGGCGCGCCGAGGCTCCCGCCGCCATGGACCCGTTCCTGGTGCTGCTGCACTCCGTGTCGGCCGGGCTGTCGGGCAGCGACCTGGCCCAGCTCAAGTTCCTGTGCCGGAACTGCGTTAGCAAGAGGAAGCTGGAGCTCGCGCAGAGCGGCCTGGACCTCTTCGCCGTGCTGCTCGAGCAGAACGAGCTGAGCGCCGAGCGCACCGCGCTCCTGCGCGAGCTGCTCTGCTCCCTGAAGCGCGCGGACCTCCTGCGCCGCCTGGACGACTTCGAACGGGGCGCGGCGGGCGGGGCGGCGCCGGAGGAGCGAG ACCTGCAGGCAGCGATGGAGATCATCTGTGATAACGTGGGGAAGGACTGGAAGAGGCTGGCTCGTCACCTCCGCGTGTCTGACATCAAGATCGAAGCCATCGAGGAGAAGTACCCCCGAAACCTGGCGGAGCAG GAATCTCCTGAAGAAGACAAGGACGTGGAAGAGAATGCTGCTCTCAAAATCCAGGCAGCCTTCCGGGGACACTTGGCCAGAGAGGAGGTAAAGAAGATGAAATCGAGTGATCttgaagaggagaaaacagaggaaaacgaCTGA
- the FADD gene encoding FAS-associated death domain protein isoform X1 — protein sequence MRESREFPREGPPGGILPATGYRARRAASAASRLRRAEAPAAMDPFLVLLHSVSAGLSGSDLAQLKFLCRNCVSKRKLELAQSGLDLFAVLLEQNELSAERTALLRELLCSLKRADLLRRLDDFERGAAGGAAPEERDLQAAMEIICDNVGKDWKRLARHLRVSDIKIEAIEEKYPRNLAEQVRELLRVWKNSVRQDAAVSRLVGALRGCQLNVVADLIEEDQRAQARQSGSTDPGPLTAWDLGSAAPGAS from the exons ATGCGCGAGTCCCGGGAGTTCCCGCGAGAGGGACCGCCCGGCGGGATCCTTCCGGCGACGGGATATCGGGCTCGCAGAGCGGCATCCGCTGCCAGTAGGCTGAGGCGCGCCGAGGCTCCCGCCGCCATGGACCCGTTCCTGGTGCTGCTGCACTCCGTGTCGGCCGGGCTGTCGGGCAGCGACCTGGCCCAGCTCAAGTTCCTGTGCCGGAACTGCGTTAGCAAGAGGAAGCTGGAGCTCGCGCAGAGCGGCCTGGACCTCTTCGCCGTGCTGCTCGAGCAGAACGAGCTGAGCGCCGAGCGCACCGCGCTCCTGCGCGAGCTGCTCTGCTCCCTGAAGCGCGCGGACCTCCTGCGCCGCCTGGACGACTTCGAACGGGGCGCGGCGGGCGGGGCGGCGCCGGAGGAGCGAG ACCTGCAGGCAGCGATGGAGATCATCTGTGATAACGTGGGGAAGGACTGGAAGAGGCTGGCTCGTCACCTCCGCGTGTCTGACATCAAGATCGAAGCCATCGAGGAGAAGTACCCCCGAAACCTGGCGGAGCAGGTGAGGGAGCTGCTGAGGGTCTGGAAGAACAGCGTGAGGCAGGATGCGGCTGTGTCCCGCCTGGTGGGTGCGCTCCGGGGCTGCCAGCTGAACGTGGTGGCGGACCTCATCGAGGAGGACCAGCGggcccaggcccgccagagcgggAGCACCGACCCCGGGCCCCTTACGGCCTGGGACTTGGGCTCCGCCGCCCCGGGAGCCTCCTGA